A region of Anolis sagrei isolate rAnoSag1 chromosome 2, rAnoSag1.mat, whole genome shotgun sequence DNA encodes the following proteins:
- the SUV39H1 gene encoding histone-lysine N-methyltransferase SUV39H1 gives MAENLKACTVCCKSTWSQLQDLCRLEKLCCPNLGITRKNLCDFEVEYLCDYKKVRDEEYYLVKWRGYPESDNTWEPRKHLRCINILKQFHRDLEQAFIRRGGKLRKNICLLDQGISSYLVQKAKQRKALQNWEYELNVKRNHKGRIVVENEVDMSGPPRDFIYINEYKVGEGITLNQMAVGCECLDCLSEAAGGCCPGASHHKFAYNELGQVKIKAGLPIYECNSCCSCGMDCPNRVVQKGIRYDLCIFRTANGRGWGVRTLERIRKNSFVMEYVGEIITSEEAERRGQIYDRQGATYLFDLDYVEDVYTVDAAYYGNISHFVNHSCNPNLQVYNVFIENLDERLPRIAFFATRCIHAGEELTFDYNMHVDPVNEESTRMDSNFGLVGGLGGSPKKRMRIECKCGTESCRKYLF, from the exons ATGGCGGAAAATTTAAAAG CTTGTACTGTTTGCTGTAAGTCAACTTGGTCCCAGCTTCAAGATCTGTGTCGTTTGGAGAAGCTGTGCTGCCCAAACTTGGGTATTACCAGAAAAAACCTTTGTGAttttgaagtggaatatctgtGTGACTACAAGAAAGTCCGT GATGAGGAGTACTACCTGGTGAAGTGGCGGGGCTACCCTGAGTCAGATAACACCTGGGAACCCAGGAAGCACCTGCGTTGCATCAACATACTGAAACAATTCCACCGCGACTTAGAACAAGCCTTTATCCGGCGAGGAGGGAAACTCAGGAAGAACATTTGCTTGCTAGACCAAGGCATCTCCAGCTACCTGGTGCAGAAGGCTAAACAGCGGAAAGCTTTGCAAAATTGGGAGTATGAGCTTAATGTCAAACGCAACCACAAGGGACGGATTGTGGTAGAAAATGAGGTGGACATGAGTGGGCCACCCCGGGACTTTATCTACATTAATGAATATAAGGTCGGGGAGGGCATCACTCTCAACCAGATGGCTGTGGGATGTGAGTGCTTGGACTGTCTGTCAGAAGCAGCTGGCGGTTGCTGCCCTGGTGCCTCCCACCACAAATTTGCATATAATGAGCTGGGCCAAGTGAAGATCAAGGCTGGCTTGCCCATCTATGAGTGCAATTCTTGTTGCAGCTGTGGGATGGATTGCCCCAACCGGGTGGTACAGAAAGGCATTCGTTACGACCTTTGCATTTTCCGGACAGCTAATGGACGTGGCTGGGGTGTGCGCACGTTGGAGAGGATACGCAAGAACAGCTTTGTTATGGAATATGTGGGAGAG ATCATCACATCAGAGGAAGCTGAACGGCGGGGTCAGATCTATGACCGGCAGGGTGCTACTTACCTGTTTGACCTGGACTATGTAGAAGATGTATACACAGTGGATGCTGCTTACTATGGCAACATTTCTCATTTTGTCAACCACAGT TGTAATCCCAACCTACAGGTGTACAATGTCTTCATTGAAAATTTGGATGAGCGGCTTCCACGCATTGCCTTCTTTGCTACTCGGTGTATTCATGCTGGCGAGGAACTTACTTTTGACTACAACATGCATG TGGATCCAGTAAATGAAGAAAGCACAAGAATGGACTCTAATTTTGGCTTAGTGGGAGGCCTTGGTGGCTCACCAAAGAAGCGGATGCGCATTGAGTGTAAGTGTGGCACAGAGTCCTGCCGGAAGTACCTCTTCTAG